Proteins found in one Nostoc sp. NIES-3756 genomic segment:
- a CDS encoding glycosyltransferase family 2 protein — protein MSLNSISVVICTVDRCQSLRNTLKSLDQCKSSFAELIVVHGPSQDETNHLLQEYDYLIDKVIVTSSRNVSVARNLGLKEANQDIIVYVDDDVIPPQDWLNTHFSFYKLYGQECGCVAGSVKDKTKHDTPLQFSRGINGLLSECKPILSENTAKRYLSSNYWFSGVMGANASYRREALLQIGGFDEFFEYFLEETDVCLRLIKSGYQIYYTDKSVDHYPAKSHNRQDQKHLTCWYSLAKNTTYFALKHAFKKIPFPILVIRLTLLLIYRCLLRIIRLKFTHNLPNDSLCKYCKESMDGVRVGWIAGIALHKVDTRIGTL, from the coding sequence GTGTCGCTTAATTCAATATCTGTTGTTATTTGTACTGTTGATAGATGCCAATCTTTACGTAATACTTTAAAGTCTTTAGATCAATGCAAGTCGTCATTTGCAGAATTAATTGTAGTTCATGGGCCTTCGCAGGATGAAACTAACCATCTGCTGCAAGAATATGACTATTTAATAGATAAGGTTATTGTAACTTCTAGTCGAAACGTTAGCGTAGCTAGAAATTTAGGGCTAAAAGAGGCAAATCAAGACATTATTGTGTATGTAGATGATGATGTAATACCTCCTCAAGATTGGCTAAATACGCATTTTAGTTTTTACAAATTATATGGTCAAGAGTGTGGCTGTGTTGCTGGAAGCGTGAAGGATAAAACTAAACATGACACACCTTTACAATTTTCTAGAGGTATTAATGGTTTACTAAGCGAATGTAAACCTATTTTATCTGAAAATACTGCTAAACGTTATTTATCTAGTAACTATTGGTTTAGCGGTGTTATGGGTGCTAATGCTTCTTATAGAAGAGAAGCTTTATTGCAGATTGGAGGATTCGATGAGTTTTTTGAATATTTTCTGGAAGAAACAGATGTCTGTTTACGGTTAATTAAATCAGGATACCAAATTTATTACACAGATAAATCTGTTGACCATTACCCCGCTAAAAGTCATAATCGCCAAGATCAAAAACATCTTACTTGTTGGTATTCTCTTGCTAAGAATACTACATATTTCGCCTTGAAGCACGCCTTTAAAAAAATTCCATTTCCTATTTTAGTTATACGCCTGACTCTGCTATTAATTTACCGATGCCTGCTAAGAATTATTCGCCTCAAATTTACTCATAATCTCCCCAATGACTCTTTGTGTAAATATTGCAAGGAATCTATGGATGGTGTTCGCGTAGGATGGATAGCTGGTATTGCTTTGCATAAGGTAGATACTAGAATAGGGACTTTATAG
- a CDS encoding glycosyltransferase family 4 protein, protein MSQQLLINLSFFLTKPTGITTYALNLLPHLKKLEPTLLISQNLPSYNCYPIPANQTAEQGGKGHLRRLVWTQLQLPKIYHQLRSQLLFSPLPEAPIYSNCRFVVMAHDLIPLRFPKRFSPLTPYHRYYIPQVLKRSQHVICNSQATADDIINFYQIPASKITAIPLAHDRNHFHFLNLPTHNYFLYIGRQDLYKNLQRLFTAFAALPNKDYELWLAGPTDKRYTPFLQAQVRELGITNRVKFLDYVAYSDFPTIINGAIALVFPSLWEGFGFPVLEAMACGTPVITSNLSSLPEVAGDAAILINPYNTAEITDAMQQLATDTQLRSQLSIKGIDRANQFSWEKTGQATVEVLSRFL, encoded by the coding sequence GTGTCACAGCAATTACTGATTAACCTTTCATTTTTCCTGACTAAACCAACAGGTATTACTACTTACGCCCTTAACTTATTGCCTCACTTAAAAAAACTTGAGCCTACACTGTTAATCTCTCAAAATCTTCCTAGCTATAATTGTTATCCAATTCCCGCAAACCAAACAGCAGAGCAGGGGGGAAAAGGTCATTTACGCCGCTTAGTATGGACGCAATTGCAGTTACCAAAAATTTATCATCAACTGCGATCGCAACTTTTATTTTCACCATTACCAGAAGCACCTATATATAGCAACTGTCGTTTTGTTGTCATGGCTCATGACTTAATACCGTTGCGCTTTCCCAAACGCTTCTCACCGTTGACACCATACCATCGCTACTACATCCCACAAGTGCTAAAGCGATCGCAACACGTTATCTGTAACTCTCAAGCTACAGCCGATGATATCATTAACTTTTATCAAATTCCAGCTAGTAAAATAACAGCGATTCCTCTAGCACACGATCGCAATCACTTCCATTTTCTCAATTTACCAACTCACAACTACTTTCTCTACATCGGTAGGCAAGACCTTTATAAAAACTTACAACGTCTTTTCACAGCTTTTGCTGCGTTACCAAACAAGGATTATGAACTGTGGTTAGCGGGGCCGACTGACAAACGATATACCCCATTTCTGCAAGCGCAAGTTAGGGAATTGGGAATCACTAATCGTGTGAAATTTCTCGACTACGTGGCTTATAGTGACTTCCCAACAATTATTAATGGTGCGATCGCCCTTGTTTTCCCTAGTCTTTGGGAAGGCTTCGGTTTCCCCGTTTTAGAAGCTATGGCTTGCGGTACACCTGTCATTACCTCAAACCTATCTTCCTTACCTGAAGTCGCTGGTGATGCGGCTATACTCATCAACCCCTACAACACAGCAGAAATCACCGATGCAATGCAGCAGCTAGCTACGGATACACAATTGCGATCGCAGCTTTCCATCAAAGGTATAGATAGAGCTAATCAATTTAGTTGGGAAAAAACAGGACAAGCCACTGTTGAAGTTTTATCTCGCTTTTTATAA
- the aat gene encoding leucyl/phenylalanyl-tRNA--protein transferase, which translates to MQYDIASIIQGYAQGYFLMADDNDCLGWYGSRDRTLIPLDERFRYPKSLQRVLNQERFSVAINRDFAAVVAGCANRDTTWISQELQEIYWLLYQTGYAYSFETWQGDELAGGILGIVISGAFIGESMFYRIPDGSKVAMVKLVERLRKKGFVMFDAQMMNPHLERFGAYRIKDKEYKTLLEKALLTSCSLI; encoded by the coding sequence ATGCAATATGATATCGCCTCTATTATTCAAGGCTACGCTCAAGGCTATTTTCTCATGGCGGATGACAATGATTGCCTGGGATGGTATGGTAGCCGTGATCGCACTTTGATACCTTTAGATGAGCGATTTCGTTATCCTAAATCTTTACAACGTGTTTTGAATCAAGAAAGGTTTTCCGTGGCGATTAACCGCGATTTTGCGGCTGTAGTCGCTGGCTGTGCTAACCGCGACACTACTTGGATTTCCCAGGAATTACAGGAAATTTATTGGTTACTATACCAGACAGGATACGCCTACAGTTTTGAAACATGGCAAGGTGATGAGTTAGCTGGCGGGATTTTAGGAATTGTCATCAGTGGTGCGTTTATTGGTGAATCGATGTTTTACCGCATTCCCGATGGTTCTAAGGTGGCGATGGTTAAGCTGGTAGAAAGATTACGCAAAAAGGGATTTGTCATGTTTGATGCACAAATGATGAATCCCCACTTAGAAAGGTTTGGCGCTTATCGAATTAAAGATAAGGAATATAAAACTCTACTGGAAAAAGCACTACTGACTTCTTGCAGTTTAATTTAA
- the rpsN gene encoding 30S ribosomal protein S14 produces MAKKSMIEREKKRAKLVEKYSAKREALLEDFRTTESPLDKLEIHRQIQQLPRNSAPNRRRNRCWVTGRPRGVYRDFGLSRNVLREWAHEGLLPGVVKSSW; encoded by the coding sequence ATGGCAAAGAAAAGCATGATTGAGCGCGAGAAGAAACGCGCTAAGTTGGTAGAAAAATATTCTGCAAAGCGGGAAGCTTTATTAGAAGATTTCAGAACGACTGAATCTCCTCTAGATAAGTTAGAAATTCACCGCCAGATCCAACAGCTACCACGCAACAGCGCACCTAACCGTCGCCGTAACCGTTGCTGGGTAACTGGTCGTCCTAGAGGTGTTTATCGTGACTTCGGGCTATCTCGGAACGTCCTCCGGGAATGGGCGCACGAAGGTCTTTTACCTGGGGTTGTTAAGTCTAGTTGGTAG
- the nth gene encoding endonuclease III: MGAKIVPVITTKRKSLPKKQRALEILSRLKRLYPDATCSLNYTTPVQLLVATILSAQCTDERVNLVTPALFSRFPDAPSLANADLTELENLVRSTGFYRNKSKNIQAACRMIVNDYNSVVPNTMEQLLKLPGVARKTANVVLAHAYGINAGVTVDTHVKRLSQRLGLTKYPNPIHIEQDLMKLLPQPDWENWSIRLIYHGRAVCKARSPICEACELADLCPSKTKIIIVG, from the coding sequence GTGGGTGCAAAAATTGTTCCAGTGATTACGACTAAACGCAAATCCTTACCTAAAAAGCAACGGGCGTTAGAAATTCTCTCTCGCCTGAAGCGTCTTTATCCTGATGCAACTTGTTCACTAAACTACACCACACCAGTACAGTTGTTAGTCGCAACTATTCTCTCTGCCCAGTGTACAGACGAGCGAGTGAATTTAGTTACGCCAGCTTTATTTAGTCGCTTTCCTGATGCGCCTAGTTTAGCGAATGCTGATTTAACAGAGTTAGAAAACTTGGTACGTTCTACAGGGTTTTATCGCAATAAGTCGAAGAACATTCAAGCCGCCTGTCGGATGATTGTGAATGATTATAACTCTGTGGTTCCTAACACAATGGAACAGTTGTTAAAACTACCTGGTGTGGCGCGGAAGACGGCAAATGTGGTTTTAGCTCATGCTTATGGTATTAATGCTGGGGTGACGGTCGATACTCATGTGAAGCGCCTCAGTCAACGCTTGGGTTTAACTAAGTATCCAAACCCGATTCACATTGAACAAGATTTAATGAAGTTATTACCTCAACCAGATTGGGAAAATTGGTCGATTCGGCTAATTTATCATGGTCGTGCTGTGTGTAAAGCCCGTTCTCCTATATGTGAGGCTTGCGAACTGGCGGATTTATGCCCATCTAAGACGAAAATAATTATTGTTGGATAG
- the rseP gene encoding RIP metalloprotease RseP produces the protein MSVLAAIAVLAVLILVHELGHFVAARSQGIHVNRFSLGFGPVLWKYQGAETEYAVRAFPLGGFVGFPDDDPDSEIPPNDPNLLRNRPILDRAIVISAGVIANLIFAYMLLVAQVGLVGIGQASQPGVLIQQLAPEVSAVATDAGLKPGDVILAANQKQFSTSLQEIDALRDIIKNSPGKSIQLQVARGDERLSVNVTPEAKSAGGSIGIGLAPNGKLERRPVSITKAFSVGASEFQRIVIMTFKGFGQLITNFGETASQVAGPIKIVEIGANIAQNDTGSLFFFAALISINLAVINILPLPALDGGQLAFLLIEGVRGKPLPNRIQESVMQTGLVLLLGLGIFLIVKETTQLTTQLEWVQKLFQ, from the coding sequence ATGTCAGTTTTAGCAGCGATCGCAGTCTTGGCGGTATTAATCTTGGTACACGAGTTGGGACATTTTGTCGCCGCCCGTTCTCAAGGTATTCATGTCAACCGCTTTTCTCTTGGATTTGGGCCTGTTTTGTGGAAGTATCAAGGTGCAGAAACTGAATATGCTGTAAGAGCGTTTCCTTTGGGTGGCTTCGTCGGTTTTCCCGATGATGACCCCGATAGTGAGATTCCCCCCAATGACCCGAATTTGCTGCGTAACCGTCCTATTTTAGATCGGGCGATCGTCATCAGTGCAGGTGTCATCGCTAATTTAATTTTTGCTTATATGCTACTGGTTGCCCAGGTGGGCTTGGTTGGTATTGGTCAAGCCAGCCAGCCAGGGGTGTTAATTCAGCAATTAGCGCCAGAGGTGAGTGCTGTTGCAACTGACGCTGGACTCAAACCAGGGGATGTCATTCTTGCAGCCAATCAAAAGCAGTTCAGTACTTCCCTACAAGAAATAGACGCATTAAGAGACATCATTAAAAATAGCCCAGGTAAATCTATTCAACTGCAAGTTGCCCGTGGAGACGAAAGGCTATCAGTTAATGTTACTCCTGAAGCCAAATCAGCTGGTGGTAGCATTGGCATTGGGCTTGCGCCTAACGGTAAACTAGAACGCCGTCCGGTGAGTATAACTAAAGCTTTTAGCGTTGGTGCTAGTGAATTTCAGCGCATTGTCATCATGACATTTAAAGGCTTTGGGCAGCTAATCACTAATTTTGGCGAAACAGCCTCTCAAGTTGCAGGCCCTATCAAAATAGTCGAAATTGGCGCTAACATTGCCCAAAATGATACAGGTAGCTTGTTCTTCTTTGCGGCTTTGATTAGCATCAACTTGGCAGTCATCAATATTCTGCCCCTTCCGGCTTTGGATGGTGGACAACTAGCATTTTTATTAATTGAAGGTGTACGCGGTAAGCCCTTACCTAACCGCATTCAAGAAAGTGTCATGCAAACTGGTCTGGTGCTACTGTTGGGCTTGGGTATTTTCCTCATCGTTAAAGAAACCACCCAGTTAACTACCCAGTTGGAGTGGGTGCAAAAATTGTTCCAGTGA